One Sediminibacillus dalangtanensis genomic region harbors:
- a CDS encoding Dps family protein: protein MAENLNVHVNENMPENQRLINFLNQELSNFAVLYVKLHRYHWFVTGRHFFKLHEVFEELYNEAAEDLDNIAERVLAIGGRPLATMHKYIKEATIHEAQADDTEDEIVTQLSRDYQTIIDEIKEKGGKLAEEVNDQPSLDLLNELQGRLEKHVWMLTAFEGHLK, encoded by the coding sequence ATGGCGGAAAACTTAAATGTGCATGTGAATGAAAATATGCCGGAAAATCAACGATTGATCAATTTTTTAAATCAAGAGCTGTCAAATTTTGCGGTGCTATATGTTAAACTTCATCGATACCACTGGTTTGTCACTGGCAGACACTTTTTTAAATTACACGAGGTGTTCGAGGAACTTTATAACGAGGCAGCAGAAGACTTGGATAACATAGCGGAACGGGTACTTGCTATCGGCGGTAGGCCCTTGGCCACTATGCATAAATACATCAAAGAGGCGACCATCCATGAAGCACAGGCAGACGATACAGAAGATGAAATTGTCACCCAGCTTTCTCGCGATTATCAGACGATCATCGATGAAATCAAAGAGAAAGGCGGTAAGTTGGCGGAAGAAGTGAATGACCAGCCATCGCTTGATCTGTTAAACGAACTACAGGGTCGTTTGGAAAAACATGTGTGGATGTTGACTGCTTTTGAAGGCCATCTAAAATAA
- the hflX gene encoding GTPase HflX, with protein MQEKVLIIAVRQPRQEEERFQSSLSELQSLTETAQGNVLKIITQNRERIHPALYMGEGKVQELTEIVEEWEIDLVISNDELSPSQAKNLGERLGVRIIDRSQLILDIFAKRANTKEGKLQVELAQLEYMLPRLYGQGKSLSRLAGGIGTRGPGETKLESDRRHIRRRIDEIKARLQAVVNQRAQYRSRRKENKAFQIAIVGYTNAGKSTFFNRITKSESLEENQLFATLDPMTRQIQLPSGFAALITDTVGFIQDLPTTLIAAFRSTLEEVTEADFILHMVDASHPDLENHSKTVNKLLEDLGAEKLPMLTVYNKKDILQEDFIPSVHPSMTISAHDPIDLKRVLHEVEQILIEQWEAYQTFLPPDEGKLLQTLRRKTIMTDRYFDEERDGYRVSGYISPDHPLKYRVKEQHEKE; from the coding sequence ATGCAGGAAAAAGTGCTAATCATAGCTGTCCGACAACCAAGACAAGAAGAGGAACGCTTTCAATCTTCACTGAGTGAATTACAGTCTCTTACGGAAACAGCGCAGGGAAATGTCCTGAAAATTATTACACAAAATCGGGAAAGGATACATCCTGCTCTTTACATGGGCGAAGGGAAGGTGCAGGAACTTACTGAAATTGTGGAGGAATGGGAAATAGATTTAGTCATATCCAATGACGAGCTTTCACCAAGCCAGGCCAAAAATCTAGGTGAACGGCTCGGTGTACGAATTATAGATAGAAGTCAATTGATTCTCGATATCTTTGCAAAACGGGCTAATACAAAAGAAGGAAAACTGCAAGTGGAATTGGCGCAGTTGGAATATATGCTTCCTCGTCTTTATGGGCAAGGAAAGTCGCTATCCCGGCTTGCAGGAGGTATCGGTACCCGTGGTCCCGGTGAAACCAAATTAGAGTCTGACCGTAGGCACATTAGACGAAGAATAGACGAAATCAAGGCAAGATTGCAAGCAGTTGTGAACCAACGCGCACAGTATAGAAGCAGAAGAAAAGAAAACAAAGCATTTCAAATAGCGATTGTCGGTTATACGAATGCCGGAAAATCCACTTTTTTTAATCGGATAACCAAAAGTGAATCACTGGAAGAAAATCAACTGTTTGCAACTCTTGATCCGATGACGCGTCAAATTCAGCTTCCTTCCGGGTTTGCTGCCTTAATCACGGACACGGTAGGTTTCATCCAAGATTTACCGACGACATTGATTGCAGCTTTTCGCTCTACGCTGGAAGAAGTAACAGAGGCCGATTTTATCCTCCACATGGTGGATGCTTCCCACCCGGATTTGGAGAATCATTCGAAAACAGTAAACAAACTGTTAGAGGATTTGGGAGCGGAAAAGCTGCCTATGCTAACTGTCTATAATAAAAAAGACATCCTGCAGGAGGATTTTATTCCTTCCGTACATCCATCGATGACGATAAGCGCCCACGATCCAATCGATTTAAAGCGGGTATTGCATGAAGTTGAACAAATACTTATCGAGCAGTGGGAAGCATACCAGACCTTTCTCCCGCCTGATGAAGGTAAGTTACTTCAAACATTGAGGAGAAAGACGATTATGACGGACCGTTATTTTGATGAAGAAAGAGATGGATATCGGGTCAGTGGTTATATTAGCCCTGACCATCCATTAAAATATAGGGTGAAGGAGCAGCACGAGAAAGAATGA
- the spoVK gene encoding stage V sporulation protein K, giving the protein MESQVSLKRNGQINIILNEREKLSTSRETREENSYDPFVDIDHQFSSFIGLANLKDTMKEIYASITINQKREKAGLKAEKQVLHMLFKGNPGTGKTTVARQLARTLFEMNILSRGHFIEAERADLVGEYIGHTAQKTRDLIEKAKGGILFIDEAYSLGRGGDKDFGKEAIDTLVKHMEDSHNEFILILAGYPNEMEYFLSLNPGLVSRFPIVLEFEDYSVGQLLEIAKQMAAEREYHFTKEAEWKLQDYLIKQKQNKSHDFSNARFVRNLLEKSIRKHAVRLMRKQNLTTKDLTTITKSDLHLD; this is encoded by the coding sequence GTGGAATCTCAAGTATCTTTAAAACGAAATGGCCAAATAAATATTATTTTAAACGAAAGAGAAAAACTCTCTACCTCCAGAGAAACAAGGGAAGAAAATAGCTATGACCCATTTGTTGACATCGACCATCAATTTTCATCCTTTATTGGTTTAGCCAACCTGAAGGATACCATGAAAGAAATTTACGCATCGATCACCATTAACCAAAAAAGGGAAAAAGCTGGGTTAAAAGCGGAAAAACAGGTACTGCACATGCTTTTCAAGGGGAACCCGGGAACCGGAAAGACCACCGTGGCAAGGCAGCTTGCCAGAACGTTGTTTGAAATGAATATTTTGTCTAGAGGACATTTTATCGAAGCGGAGAGAGCTGATCTAGTAGGAGAATATATTGGCCATACCGCACAGAAAACAAGAGATTTAATCGAGAAGGCAAAAGGCGGCATTTTGTTTATTGATGAAGCCTATTCACTGGGGCGCGGCGGTGATAAAGATTTCGGAAAAGAAGCGATTGATACACTGGTGAAGCATATGGAAGACAGCCACAATGAATTTATTTTGATTTTGGCTGGTTATCCAAACGAAATGGAATACTTTCTGTCGTTAAATCCAGGGTTGGTTTCTCGATTTCCAATCGTCCTTGAGTTTGAAGATTACTCTGTAGGGCAATTACTCGAAATAGCCAAACAGATGGCCGCTGAAAGGGAATACCACTTTACGAAGGAAGCGGAGTGGAAACTGCAAGATTATTTAATCAAGCAAAAACAGAACAAAAGCCATGATTTCTCAAATGCCCGCTTTGTACGTAATTTATTGGAGAAATCCATTCGAAAGCATGCTGTCCGATTGATGAGAAAGCAAAACCTAACGACCAAAGATCTGACCACCATCACCAAAAGTGATCTTCATTTGGATTAG
- a CDS encoding GlsB/YeaQ/YmgE family stress response membrane protein encodes MGFIIYLIVGGLIGWLAGLVVGKDLPAGIFGNIIAGIIGAWIGGELFGEWGPELGGIYLIPALIGAIIFVLILSLIIRAVRR; translated from the coding sequence ATGGGTTTTATTATCTATTTAATAGTCGGCGGACTAATCGGTTGGCTTGCTGGTTTAGTAGTCGGAAAGGATTTACCGGCAGGTATTTTCGGTAACATTATCGCAGGTATTATCGGTGCATGGATTGGAGGAGAATTGTTCGGGGAATGGGGTCCTGAACTAGGTGGCATTTATCTTATCCCCGCATTAATCGGTGCGATTATTTTCGTGCTAATACTAAGTCTCATCATCCGTGCAGTAAGAAGGTAA
- a CDS encoding methionine gamma-lyase family protein, translating to MIDSTIKEAEQDIQKQIQVTNKISETNQRSVLQAFQKHRVSDSHFHATTGYGYDDFGRETLEAVYAEVFGGEDALVRPQIVSGTHAITTALFGLLRPGDELLYMTGKPYDTLEEVIGSRGSNNGSLKDFGIDYCAVDLKGNGAIDWNKVKQSVKTNTKVVAIQRSKGYHDRPSFTIDEIKEMVQFIKHLDKDLQVFVDNCYGEFVETKEPLHVGADLIAGSLIKNPGGGIVRTGGYIAGKKHLVEQCANHLTAPGLGKETGASLGMLQEMFQGLFLAPHVVGEAVKGAVFTSRFLEKKGFQTTPAYQAKRTDLIQSVNFDTAEQMIAFCQAIQQASPVNSFVTPYPSAMPGYEDEVIMAAGTFIQGASLELTADGPIRPPYTAYVQGGLTYAHVKIAVTEAVKTLQEKGYLLK from the coding sequence ATGATTGATTCAACCATCAAAGAAGCAGAACAGGATATACAAAAACAAATACAAGTAACAAACAAGATTTCGGAAACCAATCAAAGAAGTGTGTTGCAGGCTTTTCAGAAACATCGAGTCAGTGACAGCCATTTCCATGCTACAACCGGTTATGGATACGATGATTTTGGAAGGGAAACCCTTGAAGCAGTTTATGCAGAAGTTTTCGGGGGAGAAGACGCATTGGTGCGTCCTCAAATCGTCTCTGGTACACACGCAATTACAACAGCCCTGTTCGGTCTCCTGCGTCCGGGGGATGAGTTGCTTTATATGACCGGCAAACCCTATGATACCTTAGAAGAGGTGATCGGCAGCCGTGGGTCAAATAATGGGAGTCTCAAGGATTTCGGCATCGATTATTGTGCGGTGGACTTGAAGGGAAATGGAGCAATTGATTGGAATAAAGTAAAACAATCAGTGAAGACAAATACAAAAGTTGTAGCTATTCAGCGATCGAAGGGTTATCATGACCGCCCATCTTTTACGATCGACGAAATAAAAGAGATGGTTCAGTTTATTAAACACTTGGACAAGGACTTGCAAGTGTTCGTGGATAACTGCTATGGCGAATTTGTTGAAACGAAAGAACCGCTCCATGTGGGAGCAGATTTGATTGCCGGTTCACTGATTAAGAATCCCGGTGGCGGGATCGTCCGCACGGGAGGATACATTGCCGGTAAAAAACATCTGGTAGAACAGTGTGCCAACCATTTGACAGCACCTGGACTAGGTAAAGAAACCGGTGCGAGCCTCGGAATGTTACAGGAGATGTTCCAAGGACTTTTTTTGGCACCGCATGTAGTTGGAGAAGCGGTGAAGGGCGCCGTTTTCACATCGCGCTTTTTGGAAAAAAAAGGGTTTCAAACAACGCCGGCCTATCAGGCGAAAAGGACGGATTTGATCCAATCAGTTAATTTTGATACAGCAGAACAAATGATCGCTTTTTGCCAGGCTATTCAACAAGCATCTCCTGTCAATTCTTTTGTCACGCCTTATCCTTCCGCGATGCCGGGGTATGAAGATGAAGTGATCATGGCTGCCGGGACTTTCATTCAGGGTGCAAGCCTTGAACTTACAGCTGACGGACCGATTCGTCCGCCATATACTGCTTATGTCCAAGGCGGTCTTACTTATGCACACGTAAAAATCGCGGTAACAGAAGCAGTGAAGACGTTACAAGAAAAAGGGTATTTATTAAAATAA
- the hfq gene encoding RNA chaperone Hfq — MSQSVNIQDQYLNQLRKERIQVTVFLLNGFQLRGTVKAFDNFTVLFDTDGKQQLIFKHAISTFAPVKNVALEKE, encoded by the coding sequence ATGTCTCAATCGGTAAATATTCAAGACCAATATTTAAACCAACTCCGGAAAGAACGGATTCAAGTCACCGTTTTTTTATTAAATGGTTTTCAGTTGAGAGGGACCGTGAAAGCTTTTGATAACTTTACCGTTCTATTTGATACGGACGGTAAGCAGCAATTAATTTTCAAACATGCTATTTCGACGTTTGCGCCAGTTAAGAACGTTGCTTTGGAAAAGGAATAA
- the mutL gene encoding DNA mismatch repair endonuclease MutL: MRIKQMPDALANKIAAGEVVERPASVVKELVENSIDANSSFIKIEVSEAGLERIKITDNGDGMSEPDCERSVLRHATSKISEENDLFHVRTLGFRGEALASIAAVSRLTVKSSTGDEAGTLLELEGGKLVRKSKSDARQGTEIVVENLFFNTPARLKYMKTIHTELGHITDVMNRMALSHPTIRFEVYHNEKQLFRSPGRGDLLQIIAQVYGMNVAKKMVPVEHSTLDFSIKGYVAKPEVTRASRNYISTIVNGRFIRSIALNKAIAKGYHTLLPIGRHPLVVLNIQMDPILVDVNVHPAKLEVRFSKEKELFEAIESTIREAFRKETLIPEASQPKPNRQPSVQNSFEFHEPAPYPTAKENTQMYDGQEHVGMIDDRLAKTAEEASELSMDERLKETFPEVEQYPHQEDSRDWTAEPVQAIEEEQETKTDRIPAMYPIGQHHGTYILAQNENGLYIIDQHAAQERIKYEFFKEKIGEVPNEVQELLMPLTFDFSKQEALLIEQYQEEFRRIGLFFEPFGEQSYAIRSHPQWFPKGFEEEVIQEIVEQVIADEKVNIKKIREEAAILMSCKRSIKANHYLNHDDMFRLLEDLRKSTDPFTCPHGRPIIAHFSPYDMEKMFKRVM; encoded by the coding sequence ATGCGTATAAAGCAAATGCCGGACGCACTTGCGAACAAAATAGCGGCGGGTGAAGTTGTCGAACGTCCGGCTTCCGTTGTAAAGGAGCTGGTCGAAAACAGCATCGATGCGAACAGCAGCTTTATCAAAATCGAAGTGTCTGAAGCTGGACTAGAGAGAATAAAGATAACGGATAACGGGGACGGAATGAGTGAACCGGACTGTGAACGGTCTGTGCTCCGCCACGCTACCAGTAAAATAAGTGAGGAAAATGATCTTTTTCATGTTCGGACACTTGGTTTCCGAGGGGAAGCACTTGCCAGTATCGCGGCCGTTAGCAGGTTGACCGTTAAATCCTCGACCGGAGATGAAGCAGGTACCCTGCTGGAACTTGAAGGAGGAAAACTGGTCAGAAAATCAAAAAGTGATGCCAGGCAGGGTACAGAGATCGTTGTGGAAAATTTGTTTTTTAATACACCTGCCCGTCTAAAATACATGAAGACGATTCATACAGAACTGGGACACATTACCGATGTAATGAACCGGATGGCTTTATCTCATCCAACTATCCGCTTTGAAGTTTATCATAATGAAAAGCAGCTGTTTCGATCGCCCGGGAGGGGAGATTTACTGCAAATCATTGCTCAAGTATACGGAATGAATGTTGCAAAAAAAATGGTCCCGGTTGAGCACTCTACGCTTGATTTTTCCATTAAAGGTTATGTGGCCAAACCGGAAGTGACAAGGGCATCGAGAAATTATATATCCACTATCGTCAATGGCCGGTTTATCAGGAGTATCGCCTTGAACAAGGCAATTGCCAAAGGGTACCATACGCTGTTGCCGATTGGAAGACACCCGTTAGTTGTGTTGAACATCCAAATGGATCCCATATTGGTCGATGTAAATGTGCATCCGGCTAAACTGGAGGTGCGTTTCAGCAAGGAGAAAGAATTGTTTGAAGCAATTGAATCTACCATAAGGGAAGCTTTCCGGAAAGAGACGCTCATCCCTGAGGCAAGTCAACCCAAGCCTAATCGCCAGCCAAGTGTACAAAACAGTTTTGAATTCCATGAACCTGCTCCCTATCCGACGGCAAAGGAAAACACCCAAATGTATGATGGGCAGGAACATGTCGGGATGATTGACGATCGGCTGGCTAAAACAGCGGAAGAAGCATCGGAACTATCAATGGATGAGCGACTGAAGGAAACCTTCCCGGAGGTGGAACAGTATCCTCATCAAGAGGATAGTCGGGATTGGACTGCAGAACCAGTACAGGCCATTGAAGAAGAGCAGGAAACGAAAACCGACCGAATACCAGCTATGTACCCTATCGGACAGCATCATGGCACCTATATTCTTGCACAAAATGAAAATGGTTTGTATATTATCGACCAGCATGCCGCCCAGGAACGCATAAAATATGAATTTTTTAAAGAGAAAATCGGAGAAGTGCCAAATGAAGTACAGGAGCTCTTAATGCCTTTAACTTTTGACTTTTCAAAACAGGAAGCCTTGCTGATCGAACAATACCAGGAAGAATTTAGGAGGATCGGTTTGTTCTTTGAACCATTTGGTGAACAAAGTTACGCAATACGATCGCATCCTCAATGGTTCCCTAAAGGTTTTGAAGAGGAAGTTATCCAGGAAATTGTTGAGCAAGTAATCGCTGATGAAAAAGTGAATATTAAAAAAATCAGGGAAGAAGCGGCCATTTTAATGTCCTGTAAACGATCCATTAAAGCAAACCATTACTTGAATCATGATGATATGTTCCGGTTGCTAGAAGACTTGAGAAAATCGACCGATCCGTTCACTTGCCCGCACGGACGTCCTATTATTGCCCATTTTTCTCCTTATGATATGGAAAAAATGTTCAAGCGTGTGATGTGA
- the miaA gene encoding tRNA (adenosine(37)-N6)-dimethylallyltransferase MiaA produces MKPVVVAVVGPTAVGKTSLSVEIGRNFSGEVISGDSMQIYRGMDIGTAKITKEETKGVPHHMIDIKQPGETFSVAEFQQKVADYVREITERNHLPIIAGGTGLYIQAALNGYIFADEKRDDTFHAKLEKDINQYGIDSFYAKLQRVDPEQAEKIHPNNKRRVIRALEVYEKTGKTMSEYQAGQKGDSPYRPIIIGLEMERDLLYQRINERVDVMIETGLVEEVKNLYNRGFANSQSMKAIGYKEIIPYLKGEMTLDEAVDLLKRNSRRFAKRQLTWFKNKMDIHWYTIKTGQKEEQFEIILSELAGMLKKK; encoded by the coding sequence ATGAAACCAGTTGTAGTTGCGGTTGTTGGTCCGACAGCTGTCGGAAAGACCAGTTTGAGCGTAGAAATAGGCAGGAACTTTTCCGGAGAAGTAATCAGCGGCGACTCGATGCAAATTTATCGAGGAATGGATATAGGGACGGCAAAAATAACAAAAGAAGAAACAAAAGGCGTGCCACATCACATGATTGATATAAAGCAGCCCGGCGAGACGTTCTCTGTTGCAGAATTCCAACAAAAAGTAGCGGATTATGTGAGGGAGATCACGGAAAGAAATCATTTACCAATTATCGCCGGAGGAACTGGCTTATACATACAAGCTGCTTTAAACGGTTATATTTTCGCTGACGAGAAGAGAGATGATACCTTTCATGCAAAACTTGAAAAGGATATCAATCAGTATGGAATCGATTCATTCTATGCCAAGCTGCAACGAGTAGATCCGGAACAAGCTGAAAAGATCCATCCCAATAATAAGCGCAGAGTCATCCGTGCCTTGGAAGTATATGAAAAGACAGGCAAAACGATGAGTGAATATCAAGCGGGGCAAAAGGGAGACTCTCCTTATCGTCCTATTATCATTGGTTTGGAAATGGAAAGGGATTTACTTTATCAACGGATCAACGAGCGGGTTGACGTAATGATTGAAACAGGGCTTGTGGAAGAAGTAAAGAATCTATATAATCGAGGTTTTGCAAACAGTCAGTCCATGAAAGCAATTGGATATAAAGAAATAATTCCTTATCTTAAAGGGGAAATGACCCTGGATGAAGCTGTCGATTTGTTAAAGCGAAATTCTCGAAGGTTTGCCAAGCGACAGTTGACATGGTTTAAGAATAAGATGGATATTCATTGGTACACGATAAAAACTGGACAAAAGGAGGAACAATTTGAAATAATTTTATCGGAATTAGCAGGAATGCTAAAGAAAAAATAG